A single region of the Moorena sp. SIOASIH genome encodes:
- a CDS encoding reverse transcriptase domain-containing protein has protein sequence MSDQPRTRQELYDRIREIGKEEFVLEEMIRYGFWPAQGEMPEDPADEIRRRGELQRELAQLRQESKKLQNEQALRKRLLKERLAESRRKRQETKERQEQQRLERAEAWAKRQEQEILYLGEEVSPGLNHTESDRIRLETYKLPLLSTAQEIAQAMGITLGQLRFLAFNRKTATISHYIRFKIPKKTGGERLISAPKPKLKQAQHWILSNILEKLELDNAAHGFRRDRSIVTNAQPHVGADVIINIDLKNFFPSISYPRVKGLFRSFGYSEAAATVFGLLCTEADIEEVELDSKTYYVATSDRHLPQGSPASPAITNILCRRLDHRLTNLATDLGFIYTRYADDLTFSASGDSLRFIGKLLKRTSSVVAHEGFAINEQKTRILRKSQQQEVTGIVVNHHLNISRKQLKRFRATLYQIEKDGPDSKHWGNSSNVIAAIQGYANFIAMVNPEKAAPFQAQIQRIKEKWLSNQH, from the coding sequence ATGTCAGACCAACCCCGTACCCGTCAGGAACTCTACGATCGCATCCGCGAAATAGGTAAAGAAGAATTCGTCCTCGAAGAAATGATTCGCTACGGATTTTGGCCAGCACAAGGTGAAATGCCAGAAGATCCAGCTGATGAAATTCGACGGCGGGGAGAACTCCAGCGAGAACTAGCCCAACTGCGCCAAGAAAGTAAGAAACTACAAAACGAACAAGCACTCCGTAAGCGGTTGCTAAAAGAACGGTTAGCAGAGTCCAGGCGTAAGCGTCAGGAAACCAAAGAAAGACAGGAACAACAACGGCTAGAACGTGCCGAAGCTTGGGCTAAACGCCAGGAACAGGAAATACTCTATCTCGGTGAGGAAGTATCCCCAGGTCTAAACCATACCGAAAGCGATCGCATACGATTAGAAACCTATAAATTACCCCTGCTTAGCACAGCTCAAGAAATTGCTCAAGCCATGGGGATTACCCTAGGACAACTACGCTTTCTCGCATTTAATCGCAAAACCGCCACCATATCTCACTACATTCGTTTCAAGATTCCCAAAAAAACCGGTGGAGAGCGATTAATTTCCGCACCCAAACCAAAACTAAAACAAGCACAACACTGGATTCTCAGCAACATACTAGAAAAACTAGAACTAGACAATGCAGCTCACGGCTTTCGACGCGATCGCTCCATAGTAACCAACGCCCAGCCTCATGTTGGTGCTGATGTCATTATCAATATTGACCTCAAAAACTTCTTCCCATCCATTTCCTACCCACGAGTCAAAGGACTTTTCCGGTCATTCGGTTATTCAGAAGCAGCAGCAACAGTATTTGGATTACTCTGTACAGAAGCCGACATTGAAGAAGTCGAACTAGATAGCAAAACCTACTACGTAGCCACAAGCGATCGCCACCTCCCCCAAGGGTCCCCCGCTTCACCAGCCATTACCAACATATTGTGCCGTCGTTTAGACCACCGACTAACCAACCTAGCCACAGACTTAGGCTTTATTTACACCCGCTATGCCGATGACCTCACCTTCTCCGCCTCCGGTGATAGCCTCCGCTTTATCGGTAAACTCCTAAAACGCACCAGCTCCGTAGTAGCTCACGAAGGGTTTGCTATCAATGAACAAAAGACCCGAATCCTACGCAAATCCCAGCAGCAAGAAGTAACAGGAATTGTAGTCAACCACCATCTCAATATTTCCAGAAAACAATTAAAACGCTTCCGTGCCACTCTTTATCAAATCGAAAAAGACGGTCCAGACAGCAAACACTGGGGAAACTCCAGTAATGTAATCGCAGCCATTCAAGGCTACGCCAACTTCATCGCCATGGTAAATCCCGAAAAAGCAGCCCCCTTTCAAGCACAAATCCAACGCATCAAAGAGAAATGGTTATCTAATCAGCATTAA